From the Psilocybe cubensis strain MGC-MH-2018 chromosome 6, whole genome shotgun sequence genome, the window CGGGTCACACGACGCAGAGTATTTCGGGTAGCCAAGCAAGGAGCTTGGATGCAGGACGTGTAAAGCCCGGAGGATTCAGTTAAAGGCCCGCCCCCTCCCTCCTGCAAAAAAACATAACGTAAGTCAGGTTCCTGAACCCCCACCcccccttcccttcccttccccaAAATCGCATTTGTCTTGGGATGCGATTGGCTGGGCCTGTTTATCTAATAATAGTTGACATTAGCCGGCCTGCCCAGCGTTTTTTGTTGGCGAGCTAGGCGCGTGATTGGCTGGGCAGAAGGTTTATCATCATCGCCTCTGGTTTTTTGGAGCTCCATTGAGGTTCTCCGAATTCAGGAAGTCCGCGCTGTGGATTTGCTTGTTCtcattcattcatcatacatacatactCGATACCTCGCCCTCGCCGTTCCACGTTTCACGTTTCACGACCCGCGCACGTTGTTCCGGACCCACGACAGAGAAAGACAAACATCCTTGCCTTTTCATTCTTTGCGGTTTCCACTATCACTTTTTCCCACCTCGAGACCACCCCCAACTCTGGCTATTGCTGGAGCTTGGCTGTGCTGTGCTTGTGCTTTTTATACAGTTTGCCGGTTGGCCCAGGCGAGGAATACCCACCTGAAGCCACTCACCCACGCCCTCAACCCTCGAATTCAATTCCGAATCGCGACAACGACACAAAACGCTTACTGAACACCCCGGGAGAGCAATCTTGACACTCTCATCCCATTCCAAACCGTTCGTTCTCACACATACACTCGACATTTGCACTATTTCCACCGGCACACCCCACCCCGTGCAACAAAATTTCTATTCCTGACAGGACAGGACCACAAGAGGCACGGTTGCGCGAATTACGCTGTTGGTGAGTAGCGCCTCTCTTCTCAACGTCCATCATCAGTCGCTGCCATTGCGTTGTGTTggcttttccctttcctgtCGTTGTGGATCCGTGTCCTTTCCAAATTCCAATTCAATTGGTCGCTGAGCGTCAATCTGAGATCCCGCCACTCTCTCCCTTTGTTTTAGGTGCTAGCGACATTTGGATTAGCGCGTGGAGGATAGTCTTGGGATATCCGAATTAGAGGAGTTTATTTGGGCCATCATTGAACCTATACGATTACGACGAGACGAAGACAAGGAAACACGACTTCTATCCAAGATATCATCACGAGAGACGAAAATACAGAGAGAAAATTCAAGTGAAAGGAGAAAGGCATCATGGTGTTTTGGCCGGTGAGTGTTCCTTTTCATTTTATGCTTGGCTAGAATGGGAGATGGCTGGGACGCGCTCGCTCCGAGTCTCAAACTCCTTTCCTTCTCGCCCTTTGCTCGCCTTCCGTTTCTCCCAGTCGCCAGTGCTGGACGCTACCTCACTTGTACGGCATGTACATCATGTGCATGTGTGCATTAGGCAGGCTATCTACCCGCATTCATAATTTGACCTCCCCCATCTCATCTTTCATCTCGGAGGTTCCTCTGCACATCTTGCGGAGATGAACGCCTCTCCTGATTCCCGCATCTGCTCTATTTTTGACTGCTGGTATCGAGGTCTCTTCGTGATTGCTGACGTGCTTCCCTCGTTTCTCTTGCGTAAATCCTTTAACCATCTTCTTTCTTAACACCCATCATGTCCATCAACCCGATCGCTTTCGTTGTGGACTTTGTTGCTTTGTCGTGGTGGATTAGTTTGAGGTGTCGACACCACACATTATCTATGCCGTCCTTGGGGCATTTATCGTTATCGTATGTTTACCCCTATTGTTTGAATGATGATTCTATGCTAATATTTTGATAGTTTGGCATGTTCTCGCTTTTCCTGCGTGAACGCGtatgtattttttcttcGAATATTCATTACAGAATAATTAACAACCAGAGCAGCTGTACATAGGAGAAGCCATCTGGGCATTCATATTCGGAGTCATCATCGGTACGTCCCACATATCGCATGGCCATAGCCATCTTGACgcaaacacacacacacacgcagGCCCGTACTGCGCAGACATATTCAACCCACGCGCGTGGTCGTCCTCGTCGGATCCCAGCGTCATTGAGCAGACGACGAACGAGATCACGCTCGAGTTTACCCGCGTCGTGCTCGCCATCGGCGTCTTTGCGATCGGTGTCGAGCTCCCCAAGGCGTATATGCTTAAACACTGGAAGAGCCTGATGTTCCTCCTGGTGCCCGTTATGACCTGGGTGTGTAGCTAACAATTTTGTGTGTGACAGAGGCTGATGAATGATATTTGATAGGGATGGTTCGTCTCCGCCGCGTTCATATTCGCGCTTGTTCCAGGGCTCAACTTTCTCTCCTCCCTCGCTGTGGCGGCCTGTCTTACACCAACGGACCCTATCCTCGCCGCTGCTGTCGTCGGAGGAAAGTGGGCAGATAAGCATGTTCCAGCGCATATCCGCCACCTGCTCGCAGCGGAGAGCGGCTGCAACGACGGCGCTGCGTTCCCATTCCTCTACCTCGCACTGTACCTGACAATCGACCGTACGACGGGGATTGCTGTTAGAGATTGGTTTTTGGTTCTATGGCTTTGTAAGTCTCGCGCTCACCTTATCATTGGTCTCTCAACTGACAATCCACAGACCAAGTCATCCTGGGCGTTATCATAGGCTGCTTCCTGGGCTTCGGGTTTAGACACCTCATGAAGTTCTGCCAGCGGCACGACCTCATCGACAGACACTCCTACGTCGCACAATACGTCTCCCTTGCTATGCTCACCATTGGAGTCACCACGCTCCTAGGCTCCGACGACCTCCTCGcggccttcttctgcggcACCGCCTTTGCATGGGACGGGTTCTTCAATAAACAGACCGAAGAATCCGTCTTCTCATCCGTCGTCGACACGCTGTTCAATATCGCCGCGTTCATCTACGTCGGCGCGTGGATGCCATTCAACAAGTTCAACGACGCGGCACTGACGCTCAGCGTCTGGCGTCTCGTCCTCATTGCTTtactcgtgctcgtgctgcGCAGGCTCCCAGTGATGATGCTGTTGTACAAATGGATTCCGGACATCAAGACTTTCAGAGAGGCGGTGTTTTCAGGCCATTTCGGGCCTATTGGTATCGGTGCGGTGTTTATCTCGACGCTGGCCATTGAGATCCTGCAGCATGCACGCGAGCACGCCGAGGCGGCTACGACAGGCAGCGGCGGGCACGAAGTGAATGGCGACTTTGGAGAAGAGACCGACCAGATGCGTCTGTTGGAAGACACGATTCAGCCGATTGTCGCGTTCATGGTCCTGTGCTCCATTACAATCCATGGGCTGTCAATTCCTGGCTTTAGCTTGGGACGGCGTGTGCACAGTGTGTCGCGGACGTGGAGTCGGAGAGATACGATGACAAACACGAGCACACGCGGTGGAAGGGTCAGAGAACCCGAGTGGGCGACGCAGGCGCGCAGGGTGACGCGTGCAGAGGATATTGTTGTGAACAGGGATAGAGACGACATGCCCAGGCCTGCGCGGGACGTGGATCTGGAGAGCGGGATCGTCCTCGAGCGCGAAAAGTCCACAGgaagtgggagtgggagtggtaCGATTGACAACGATATCGACGAGGAGAAGACGGGGAATGGGTATATGGCTGAGTCAGGGCTCAGCGGCGACACACGCGTTGCGTCGGCGACCCCTGGGGGTGATGGGGTGCATGTCGAATTTGTGGATAGTCCTGGCCCTGCGACGCGCATTGGGACGCCAGATACGACGAGGCCTGCTACGCCCTCTGCGGCTGCTACAGGTGGTTCTGGAATTGGACTGGGAGGCTTGGGAGCCACCGTTGCTGATGATCAACATCGGCAACAACACCGACAAGCTGAAGATGCACACGCACATCGCCAGCACCCGCAGATATTTGGCCAGCCGCACCATGTACGACACCCTGAGCAGAGAGCAGCATCTGATAGAGATTACGCACCTGATGGAGGGCCTGTAGAGGACGATGGCGAGCAGGAGCATACGGTCGCCGAGTGGATTGAGGGTAACCAGCGAGTGATCGAGACCAAGAGAGGTCCTGGTAGCGATGTGAGTCTTTTAATCCTCCCTTTTCCACCTCTTATCAACATGTTCTATAGGTTGaagttgtcgtcgtcgatgatgGTCCGAGTCGTTCAGGAGCGAATGCTACGCCTACGGCGCGATGGCAGGGGAAAGTACACGAACTTGAGCATGATGCGGAGGATATTGGACGCGCTATTTCACGGCGGTTGAGTCAGATTGGAACAAAAAAGGGTGCTGGACATCGTGCCAAGGAGACTGAAGAAAAGGGGGATATTTTGTTAAGCCAGGCAAAGCAGCTCGAACAAGAACGGCATCAACAAGAGAGGACGCAGGAGGTCGTACCACCAGCGCTAGCTACCGTAGGAGGGGACACAGAGGAGGATTCGGATGCTTGGGTGTCAGATACCGACCCAGCGGCTTTATCAGGCTCCAGAGCGATCCCGCCGCGCACGACGAGCCCGACAAGCCGTGCCGCCAAGAACGCACATGCTCGACGGGGGCCTCCTCAGCATCCCAAGCCGACGCTAGGCAGAGCTTCCAAGCCGACTGGGCTCGCGCGCCCAGGGACTGCAGACTCGTTTGCGTCACTTGCGTCCAATGCATCGAGCACGAACGCATCGCCGAGGGTGGATGCTAGTGGAAATGTTCTGCCGCCGCGCAACCAGCGCTTGGAGAATATACGCACGGGGACGCACTCTAGTCCTGGGACGAGGGAGAGCTCGCCGTCTAGGAATGTAAGATTTGTTGATTATGCTTCGCAAGGAAGGCCAGGAAGCAGTGGTACTTCTGTATCTGCTTCTCAAAGTCAACAGCTGCCTCCACCGTCTGTAGGTGCGGCTGAAACTCCACTTGCTGCAGCaggagatgaggaggatgttgaccCAGATACCGGTGTCGGTGAAGAGAGAAAGGGCAGGAGTAGAAGCAAACGGAGGTTTAGGAGGAAAGGTGATGATATCGTCTAAAAAGACGATTGTGTAAATGAGTTCACAATTCCCATTCTTATTTTTGTTTCTCAAAATCTTCTGACTTTTTTTCTCGATTtcttatcatcatcatctttaACCAGATATCTTTTGTTCCCTTGTTTTCTATGCTTTTTCTTATTTGTTGGATGTATACTTAATAATTCCTCACTCGTTGATAACATTCTGATTTTTCCTTCAATGTTTTCCACTTGTTTTATAGTTTACCTTTTCAGTTGtctgttttttttctatctCTGCTACATCATGCACATGCACAATGTATTATatagaatcatcatcatttttcGACAGAAAGGTTCGTCCACGAGTTTTTTTTGCGCGGACAGTCTGgcggactgtccgccggactCAAGGTGTATCTTGTGTGTTTGTGACCATGATGTGACGTCCGAGCCACGTCGCGAGCTCATGAAAGTCTTCCTGGACATAGCCCGCCCCCTGATGCGCTACACGGTGCGCACATTGCTCGTAGCGTATTCCACTGCTGCCCCAAACACGTGAGAATTTCTTCGGTGCATTGTGGCTTTTTTGGATATTGGATggctcaacttcaacttgcgAACAAGTTTATTCGGACGCGTCAGGGACGCGTTTTTCCTACCCCAATGCAGTCATTCACATGTACTCCCATAGAAATAAATCTGTAATATAAATACCAAAACTTCATACAGCCAAAACAATGGTGAACATCCTCTAGGCCAGCTCGGGGGCGGAGGGCGGTAGTGTGTTGGAGGGGCACTGATCGCTGTCGAGCACAGTGTGCACGGCTGTCACTAACCCAGTCACGCTCGCTCACTATAAGGCCTATAAGTCCGGCAGACTGTCCGCCGGTCAGTCTGGCGGACAGTCcgcgcctttttttttcgcaaaCCACCTGCCCTCTTTTTCGATATTGACTCCTGGTGTTTATTTATTGTTAGATTTTGAGTAACCTCCTATTTGCATATTTCACGCTATTGAAATGAACCCAAACTCTATGCTTAATGACCTTCAACATTTGAAGCTCCTGGAAAAATTTACTTTGAACAACGACTGGCCAATGAAAAACTAGATATCCATGTATTCAATTCATCTTCACCAACTATTAAACAGTCTTTTACCCCTACAACCCCTCGTATCTCCGGAATGCGTCTGTGAATCTTTTCCACCGGCCATCGTTCCAGGAGCAAATATCTTTCCAGTTCTCACTATCCTCATCCAACGCGCGCCTAGCATAAAACAACCATGCAGCCAAGACAATATCCGCCCACGTTGGAGTTTCGCCAAAAATATACGTCCCACTCTCGTCGTTGCGGGCATACCACCCATTGATCTTATCCATACACTCTTTCAGTTTCTTCCAGTCTTCCGCACGGTTTTTAGTCCGTACCCGCTCCAGTATAGGCGTCGCATGGTCCATCGTGGCAGGCGTGAAGCGAGGCATCATCTCCGGATATGTGACGCAAAGGATGACCTCTAATGTTGGGAAAATACTGTCGCCCATAGCGGCCTGCAGAGCGCGGGTGCCGTTTGGGAACAGTTTGGGGGTAGCTGGGTATGTTTTCTCGAGGTACTCGGCAATGAGTATGGAGTCGGCGATGACGGCGCCTGTGGAAAGGTCGTGTATGAAGGGCACTGTGTACATCGGACTGCCGTCTGCCTTCTTCCTGGTTGGAAGCGCGCCTAGTTTCTTGCTTTGTGGCTCTATTTCGGGATATTCAACCCAGTGCGTTGTAAATGGTATGCCTTTAACGTTGAGAGAGAACCTTTGATTCCACTCAGTCAATTCTGAGAACAACGCAGGTGAAGAAAAATATTACAAACCTTGCTTTGCAAACATTCGGGTTCCATATTTTACCTGGCAAAGAAGACGGTACGTCGTATAGAACAATCGTCATTATAAGCGAAAACTACACTGAGTGTTTAGCAGGAGGATGCGGCAAAAGTCATGTTCATAATATAAAGTTACGCGCAGTGTACTTATACGTTTGTGCTGTACGACGCTTCGAGAGACCTGCGTTCtatgtttttgttctttctttGTATGAAATACGCGAGTTCATGCTGGATGACAAACCCCATCACGGAAATATCGGATATGTTCACTTAGTAATAGTATTGATGCGGAGGTTTGGCGGAGGTTAGGGATTTGGTTAAACTACTTTAGTCTTGCTTCAGTCTCACTAATTCGTAATCAACCAGCATAATGAACGCATATACTACTCCGTGTAATCATCTTTCTTCGCACAAGGTTGGATCTACGGTTTGTTACTTTTCTATTACACGGAATTCACCCGGAATTGGGCGCGACAACAGATTATATAAATATCGCGCAGAGAGCGCTGTGAGTTGCAGTACCCACGTTGTCACAAGGTCTGCTCAGACTGAAATTTTCATCTCACCAATgataaaggaagaaagaaatttgCGATTATGATCACAATTCATTATCTCCCAAATGTCCCGTTCAACAGAAGTCTTGTATTCCAATGACGATTATCTTGTACGATATCCCGTCCACTCGCCCAGGAAATATATGGTCTCCCAACACCTTCAAGACAAGGTATAAAGTATCTTCGGTTATTATCAGCCTACAAAGTACCGATAGCTATCATAGATATTCTTTGAACCTCAAGGGCCTCGAATTCACAACCGAATTCGTTGAGTACCCCGACATTGAGCCCGTTTGCAAAGAATTGGGCGTTAAACCCACCTCCAAGAAAGAGGATGGTACCGATCTCTACACTTTGCCCGCCATCTACGACCCTTCTACAGGCGTATACGTCGCCGACTCCTTCCCAATCGCCCAATACCTTGACAAAACGTACCCCGACACGCCACCAATTTTCCCTCGCAACACGGTAGGCCTGCACCGCGCATTCACACTCTCATTCGCACAGCACATTGAACCCCTCTGGGATTTTATCATACCATACACATGCTTCATGCTGAACCCGCGCAGCAGCGAGTATTTCCGACGTACAAGGGAGGCGTCGTTTGGAAAAACGATGGAAGAGCTTATTCCCAAGGGAGACGGAGCGGTCGGGAATTGGGACGTGCTCCGGGAAGGGTTTAGCAAGATCGCGTATGTATACTCGTTCACGGATGATATGGGGCCGTTCCTCATGGGAGACGAGATTACATGGGGCGATCTTTTGCTGTGTTCCTTCCTCTCGTGGATGAAGATCGTCTGGGGAGAGGACGACCAGAAGTGGAAGGATGTTATGAAATGGGACGGTGGAAGATGGGAACGACTGTTCAACGATCTGCAGAAGTATGCAGTTTAGGTCAAGATATATCGGTACGGGAACTGTATCTCGTACGAGACACTTGAGAGGTTCATAAGTTGACCCGAACTATGATACAGACTGAAAATTCAAATCTCAGCGACATTTTGAACAATTGCCAACCTGACTCTTGAACGCCATCTAATTTCCATATTTAGGTGAATGGTCCAGGAGTTGGGTGGTTGGTGTGTGTATCGCCGAATTCGAACCGTAGTTGGGTCGTGGATACAAGAGGTCGTTTTTAAGAGGGCTGTGCCATGTGTTCCTGGTTTTCTCTACCACCTCTGATTCACTTTGACGGAATTAATTTAGCAAATAATTACCTCGAGTGTACCGCGAGGTATGTGACTCACAAGATATCAATAAACGAGTCAGTGTGCACAGTGACGCTTAAGGAAATAAAATATGACAGCATGCAAAGATAGAAGAAGTAAAATCGCAACACACGAACCTATATAACATCTCTGCGGGCTCTGTTCTCTTCGTTTGTTACGACAATACCATACTTACAGCATGGCCTTTTCATCCTCGCCTTCTGGCTCACAATATACCATGACCCGGAGAGAAATGTGCGATGTGAAACTATCGTACCTTCCTCAAAGTTGCCAGATGGAACAGGACCCAACTTCAGCTGTGAGCTGTTTGGATTTGACATCTCAATGTCGCCAATGACGGTATTTCAGATATGGGGGGCATGGTCATTCAAAGATCGGCCGTGTGTGTACGATTTGGCCAACGATCCCGAGGGATGGTTCCCCTCTTCTAATCAAACGTCAATTGCGTGTGATGACCTACCTCCGCTTGGATGGAATGCTTTTGAGAAACAAACCCATTTTACATCGGATGAAAATCGAATCCTAGCGCGCCGTGAAAGACCCGGTCTGGCACATGTGCTCAAGCGATTTGAGCGTGACCTCATTTTGGCTGAACCTACTTTAAACGAAATATTCTATTTGAAGTGGAAGACGTATTTATCACTTGCCTATCAAGTCAGACGGCCCAGACGGATGCGCTACATACATATAACACCAGAGTTCGAACGACTGCTTTTAGAATTATAGGTTAAGCAAGGCTCCTAGTATTACGATCAAAGAATGGTATGCACTTACTTGCAGCGAGTAAACGACATACGACGCTCTATTTTATGTTTTATCGAACAAAGATGGACTTTCTCATAACCTCTGATGAGTGAATTCCACAACC encodes:
- a CDS encoding putative Na(+)/H(+) antiporter C3A11.09: MNASPDSRICSIFDCWYRGLFFEVSTPHIIYAVLGAFIVIFGMFSLFLRERLYIGEAIWAFIFGVIIGPYCADIFNPRAWSSSSDPSVIEQTTNEITLEFTRVVLAIGVFAIGVELPKAYMLKHWKSLMFLLVPVMTWGWFVSAAFIFALVPGLNFLSSLAVAACLTPTDPILAAAVVGGKWADKHVPAHIRHLLAAESGCNDGAAFPFLYLALYLTIDRTTGIAVRDWFLVLWLYQVILGVIIGCFLGFGFRHLMKFCQRHDLIDRHSYVAQYVSLAMLTIGVTTLLGSDDLLAAFFCGTAFAWDGFFNKQTEESVFSSVVDTLFNIAAFIYVGAWMPFNKFNDAALTLSVWRLVLIALLVLVLRRLPVMMLLYKWIPDIKTFREAVFSGHFGPIGIGAVFISTLAIEILQHAREHAEAATTGSGGHEVNGDFGEETDQMRLLEDTIQPIVAFMVLCSITIHGLSIPGFSLGRRVHSVSRTWSRRDTMTNTSTRGGRVREPEWATQARRVTRAEDIVVNRDRDDMPRPARDVDLESGIVLEREKSTGSGSGSGTIDNDIDEEKTGNGYMAESGLSGDTRVASATPGGDGVHVEFVDSPGPATRIGTPDTTRPATPSAAATGGSGIGLGGLGATVADDQHRQQHRQAEDAHAHRQHPQIFGQPHHVRHPEQRAASDRDYAPDGGPVEDDGEQEHTVAEWIEGNQRVIETKRGPGSDVEVVVVDDGPSRSGANATPTARWQGKVHELEHDAEDIGRAISRRLSQIGTKKGAGHRAKETEEKGDILLSQAKQLEQERHQQERTQEVVPPALATVGGDTEEDSDAWVSDTDPAALSGSRAIPPRTTSPTSRAAKNAHARRGPPQHPKPTLGRASKPTGLARPGTADSFASLASNASSTNASPRVDASGNVLPPRNQRLENIRTGTHSSPGTRESSPSRNVRFVDYASQGRPGSSGTSVSASQSQQLPPPSVGAAETPLAAAGDEEDVDPDTGVGEERKGRSRSKRRFRRKGDDIV
- a CDS encoding Glutathione S-transferase-like protein ustS, with translation MTIVLYDVPSSLPGKIWNPNVCKARFSLNVKGIPFTTHWVEYPEIEPQSKKLGALPTRKKADGSPMYTVPFIHDLSTGAVIADSILIAEYLEKTYPATPKLFPNGTRALQAAMGDSIFPTLEVILCVTYPEMMPRFTPATMDHATPILERVRTKNRAEDWKKLKECMDKINGWYARNDESGTYIFGETPTWADIVLAAWLFYARRALDEDSENWKDICSWNDGRWKRFTDAFRRYEGL
- a CDS encoding Glutathione S-transferase-like protein ustS; this encodes MSRSTEVLYSNDDYLVRYPVHSPRKYMVSQHLQDKGLEFTTEFVEYPDIEPVCKELGVKPTSKKEDGTDLYTLPAIYDPSTGVYVADSFPIAQYLDKTYPDTPPIFPRNTVGLHRAFTLSFAQHIEPLWDFIIPYTCFMLNPRSSEYFRRTREASFGKTMEELIPKGDGAVGNWDVLREGFSKIAYVYSFTDDMGPFLMGDEITWGDLLLCSFLSWMKIVWGEDDQKWKDVMKWDGGRWERLFNDLQKYAV